The Planococcus liqunii genome includes a region encoding these proteins:
- a CDS encoding helix-turn-helix domain-containing protein, with protein sequence MAIIINIDVMLAKRKMSVTELSERVGITMANLSILKNGKAKAVRLSTLEAICKALDCQPGDILEYRAENAQEK encoded by the coding sequence ATGGCAATTATAATTAATATTGACGTTATGCTGGCGAAACGGAAAATGAGCGTCACGGAACTTTCGGAACGGGTCGGCATCACAATGGCCAACTTGTCCATCCTAAAAAACGGCAAAGCGAAAGCAGTCCGCTTGTCTACACTGGAAGCCATCTGCAAAGCGCTGGACTGCCAGCCGGGGGACATATTGGAGTACAGAGCTGAGAATGCGCAAGAGAAGTGA
- the glmS gene encoding glutamine--fructose-6-phosphate transaminase (isomerizing), translating to MCGIVGYIGENDSKEILLKGLERLEYRGYDSAGIAVRNGKGITVFKEKGRIADLRAVVEDEVMGTSGIGHTRWATHGKPNRVNAHPHQNDNDRFTLVHNGVIENYHHIQRDYLADVQMESDTDTEIIVQLIGKFVAEGMTTQEAFSKTLTLLKGSYAIALLDAEEEQTIFVAKNKSPLLVGLGDGFNVVASDAMAMLQITDQFVELMDKEIVIVRKDSVDILTLEGEKVSRQPFKAEIDMSDIEKGTYPHYMLKEIDEQPAVMRKIIQAYQGADEKLTIQPEIIEALKDADRIHIIAAGTSYHAGLIGKEYLEKMAQIPVEVHVASEFGYNMPLLSQKPLFIFISQSGETADSRQVLVKIKELGHPSLTITNVAGSTLSREADYTLLLYAGPEIAVASTKAYTAQIAVLSILAAVTAQSKGIDIGFDLVQELGIVANGIQAQVDMKEEMEQIARDFLSTTRNCFFIGRVMDYFVGLEGALKLKEISYIQAEGFAGGELKHGTIALIEEGTPVIALATQEAVNLSIRGNVKEVAARGAHPCIISMEGLQEEGDSLVLPKVHELLSPLVSVIPMQLISYYAALHRDCDVDKPRNLAKSVTVE from the coding sequence ATGTGTGGAATCGTCGGGTATATTGGAGAAAATGATTCAAAAGAAATTTTGTTAAAAGGATTGGAAAGACTGGAGTACCGTGGCTATGATTCAGCAGGGATTGCTGTACGCAACGGCAAAGGCATCACCGTCTTTAAAGAAAAAGGGCGCATTGCGGATTTGCGCGCAGTTGTGGAAGACGAAGTAATGGGAACAAGCGGGATTGGCCATACGCGCTGGGCAACTCACGGAAAACCGAACCGGGTAAACGCTCACCCTCACCAAAACGACAACGACCGTTTTACGTTGGTGCATAACGGCGTTATCGAAAACTACCACCACATTCAGCGCGACTATTTGGCTGATGTACAGATGGAGTCGGATACGGATACGGAGATCATTGTGCAATTGATCGGTAAATTTGTAGCTGAAGGCATGACAACGCAAGAAGCTTTCAGTAAAACGTTGACGTTGCTTAAAGGATCTTATGCGATCGCATTATTGGATGCAGAGGAAGAGCAAACCATTTTCGTAGCGAAAAACAAAAGCCCATTGCTTGTCGGACTTGGAGATGGCTTTAACGTAGTTGCAAGTGACGCAATGGCTATGCTTCAAATCACAGACCAATTTGTGGAATTGATGGACAAGGAAATCGTGATCGTGCGCAAAGACAGCGTGGACATTTTGACACTGGAAGGCGAGAAAGTAAGCCGCCAGCCATTTAAAGCTGAAATTGACATGAGCGACATTGAAAAAGGCACATACCCTCACTATATGCTGAAAGAAATTGATGAGCAGCCGGCAGTGATGCGCAAAATCATCCAAGCTTACCAAGGCGCTGATGAAAAATTGACGATCCAGCCTGAAATCATTGAGGCGTTGAAAGATGCAGACCGCATCCACATCATCGCTGCTGGGACAAGCTATCATGCAGGATTGATCGGCAAAGAATACTTGGAAAAAATGGCTCAGATTCCGGTAGAAGTGCACGTAGCCAGCGAATTCGGCTACAATATGCCGCTTCTGTCCCAAAAACCGTTGTTCATCTTCATTTCACAATCAGGCGAAACGGCTGACAGCCGCCAAGTATTGGTGAAGATCAAAGAACTGGGACATCCATCGTTGACAATCACGAACGTAGCAGGCTCTACGCTATCGCGTGAAGCGGATTACACACTATTGCTGTACGCAGGCCCGGAAATCGCTGTAGCGTCTACAAAAGCCTATACAGCACAAATTGCGGTCCTTTCGATTCTTGCAGCAGTTACAGCCCAGTCTAAAGGCATCGACATCGGCTTTGACCTGGTGCAGGAACTTGGAATTGTCGCGAACGGCATCCAAGCGCAAGTGGACATGAAAGAAGAAATGGAGCAAATTGCCCGTGACTTCCTTTCCACGACACGCAACTGCTTCTTTATCGGCCGCGTAATGGACTACTTCGTTGGCCTTGAAGGCGCATTGAAATTGAAAGAGATTTCGTATATCCAAGCGGAAGGCTTCGCCGGCGGCGAATTGAAGCACGGTACAATCGCATTGATCGAAGAAGGCACGCCAGTAATTGCGCTTGCAACACAAGAAGCGGTTAACTTGAGCATCCGCGGAAACGTAAAAGAAGTAGCGGCACGCGGTGCTCACCCATGCATCATTTCGATGGAAGGCCTGCAAGAAGAAGGCGACAGCCTCGTGCTTCCAAAAGTACACGAATTGCTGTCTCCACTGGTATCGGTTATTCCGATGCAGTTGATCTCTTACTATGCAGCGCTTCACCGCGACTGTGACGTGGACAAGCCGCGTAACTTGGCTAAATCGGTTACAGTTGAATAA
- a CDS encoding CdaR family protein: protein MDKLMDSPWFLRIMALLLAFLLFFSVKADEDAANSANNGTITEEIEGVELEVFYGDTNLMVSGLPEMADLTISGPTSAVQTTRQLKDFTLFVDLRNLPIGEHRVPIQTENLSEQLRVQIDPAFVDITIEERVTQEFRIDPEMNERLLKEGFVLEEISAEPKTASVTGPKSVIDAISFVKATVTGEPGVNESFTTEARIRVLANDLTKLENVVIEPEVAEVSAKIEEYSKEVPVTIKQNGEAPTGVTIESLVPSSETVRIYGPKSAVDALKEYVVEVNAGIVTPTDTTVEAELKAPPGTTSVSPNTLKVEAEIRVDETVEAPEGVEIPEVSENPPS, encoded by the coding sequence ATGGATAAATTAATGGATAGCCCTTGGTTTTTGCGAATTATGGCCCTTCTGTTAGCATTTCTTTTATTCTTTTCGGTTAAAGCCGACGAAGACGCTGCAAACTCCGCGAACAATGGCACGATTACGGAAGAAATCGAAGGCGTCGAGCTGGAAGTTTTTTATGGGGACACCAACCTGATGGTGAGCGGCTTGCCAGAGATGGCGGACTTGACGATTTCCGGTCCGACTAGTGCCGTGCAGACGACGCGCCAACTGAAAGATTTCACTTTGTTTGTGGACCTGCGCAATTTGCCGATTGGCGAACACCGGGTGCCCATACAGACTGAGAACTTGTCAGAACAGCTGAGGGTCCAAATAGATCCGGCTTTTGTAGACATCACCATCGAAGAACGGGTAACCCAGGAGTTCCGGATTGACCCGGAAATGAATGAACGCTTGTTAAAAGAAGGATTTGTTTTAGAGGAAATTTCAGCGGAGCCGAAAACCGCTTCGGTGACAGGCCCGAAAAGTGTCATTGATGCCATCAGTTTTGTGAAAGCGACCGTTACCGGTGAGCCGGGCGTCAATGAATCTTTTACAACCGAGGCCCGAATCCGGGTGTTGGCAAATGATTTGACGAAATTGGAGAATGTCGTGATTGAACCCGAAGTGGCAGAGGTCTCAGCCAAGATAGAAGAATACAGCAAAGAAGTGCCGGTGACCATTAAGCAAAACGGAGAAGCGCCTACGGGCGTAACGATCGAGTCTTTGGTCCCATCGAGCGAGACGGTCCGGATTTATGGCCCGAAAAGTGCGGTGGATGCCCTGAAGGAATATGTCGTGGAAGTGAATGCGGGAATCGTTACGCCGACGGATACGACAGTGGAAGCCGAACTGAAAGCTCCGCCAGGCACGACTTCTGTTTCGCCCAACACATTGAAAGTGGAAGCGGAAATCAGGGTCGACGAAACGGTTGAAGCACCAGAAGGCGTGGAAATTCCAGAGGTGTCAGAAAATCCGCCTTCTTAA
- the cdaA gene encoding diadenylate cyclase CdaA: MPFLENLTNQTPLELLVNVIDILLVWFVIYKLITIIKGTKAVQLLKGIFFIVIAYLITRALNLETLGWIMQQVLNWGFLAIIIIFQPEMRRALEQLGRGKLFSSSQLNEESERSRLIEAMSKSVSYMAKRRIGALISIERETGLSEYIETGIPMNSDITSELLINLFIPNTPLHDGAVIVQKNRIAAAACYLPLSESPFISKELGTRHRAALGISEVTDAITIIVSEETGAISLTANGDLHRNLSLEDFEVKLRRIWFGAEQQPADSARWNWRMKKNG, translated from the coding sequence ATGCCGTTTTTGGAGAATTTAACAAACCAAACACCACTCGAACTTTTAGTAAATGTCATTGATATTTTATTAGTATGGTTCGTTATATATAAGTTGATCACAATCATTAAAGGGACGAAAGCGGTCCAATTATTAAAAGGGATCTTTTTTATCGTTATTGCGTATCTGATAACCCGCGCTCTCAATTTGGAGACTTTGGGTTGGATCATGCAGCAAGTGCTGAATTGGGGATTCCTGGCCATCATCATCATTTTCCAGCCGGAGATGCGGCGAGCACTGGAACAGCTGGGGCGCGGAAAACTGTTCTCCAGCAGCCAGCTGAATGAGGAATCCGAACGCAGCCGGTTGATTGAAGCGATGTCGAAATCGGTCAGCTATATGGCAAAACGCCGGATTGGCGCTTTAATTTCAATTGAGCGGGAAACCGGATTGAGCGAGTATATTGAGACGGGCATTCCCATGAACTCGGACATTACGTCAGAGTTGCTGATCAATCTATTTATCCCGAATACACCGCTGCATGACGGAGCGGTAATTGTACAGAAAAACCGCATTGCCGCAGCCGCCTGTTATTTGCCGTTGTCTGAAAGCCCGTTTATCTCCAAAGAACTTGGCACCCGGCACCGGGCTGCGCTTGGAATCAGTGAAGTGACCGATGCCATCACCATCATTGTGTCGGAAGAAACGGGCGCCATCAGCCTGACAGCGAACGGAGATTTGCACCGCAACTTGTCGCTGGAAGATTTTGAAGTGAAGCTGCGCCGAATTTGGTTTGGTGCCGAACAACAGCCAGCTGATTCTGCCCGGTGGAACTGGAGGATGAAAAAGAATGGATAA
- a CDS encoding GNAT family N-acetyltransferase, whose product MKIEHSNIRLRLLTRDDFEALWALYTPAIFEHMLTKVESFEQLCAWLETGLKGDDVLIFAVEDPKSAEIIGTTRIYAIDEANKSCEIGSTFYAETAQRTHVNTAVKAALLQYCFEERGMIRVQFKTDAENSASQKALERIGAKKEGLLRNERIRSTGKPRDAIVYSIIDSEWPAVKGGLEEKLNKYT is encoded by the coding sequence ATGAAAATTGAACACTCAAACATCCGGTTGCGTTTACTGACGCGAGATGATTTTGAAGCATTGTGGGCGCTTTATACCCCTGCAATCTTCGAACACATGCTGACGAAAGTGGAAAGCTTTGAACAGTTGTGTGCTTGGCTGGAAACAGGGCTGAAGGGGGACGATGTACTTATTTTTGCTGTAGAAGATCCAAAAAGCGCAGAAATCATCGGCACCACCCGCATTTATGCAATCGATGAAGCAAATAAAAGCTGTGAAATCGGTTCAACCTTTTATGCAGAAACTGCACAGCGTACTCATGTAAATACTGCAGTAAAAGCTGCATTGCTCCAATATTGCTTTGAAGAGCGGGGCATGATTCGGGTACAATTCAAAACAGATGCAGAAAACAGCGCTTCCCAAAAGGCCCTGGAACGAATCGGCGCCAAAAAAGAAGGGCTGCTCCGCAACGAACGAATCCGCTCAACCGGCAAGCCAAGAGATGCCATCGTGTATTCCATCATTGATTCGGAATGGCCGGCAGTAAAAGGCGGACTAGAAGAAAAATTGAATAAATATACTTGA
- a CDS encoding LysR family transcriptional regulator, with protein MELNWLRTFVDAAETLNFRKTSERLLMSQPSVTVHIRLLEESLGVLLFKREKNRVSLTEEGRHFCPKAKGILAQMDQSIGDLQAFAQGYRKKWTLAISPLMAETMLPYILKSFTRDHPDLELVIQVEESEHIEELVETEQVSAGISALRPKRQDIQCETVYNDPLLFILPRDAYDDESGPAVSGEAMLQSAFLFTHHHPAFWNELLLKLRLHVTGIRTMKVTQAHIAKRFIQEGLGVSFLPKSMVRRELIEGRLMDAHFDLFPLPEVSTYFLTKQMGKLEKEFLQRVQSVHFS; from the coding sequence ATGGAGCTCAATTGGCTGCGGACGTTTGTGGATGCCGCTGAAACGTTAAATTTCCGGAAAACTTCCGAACGGTTGTTAATGTCACAGCCAAGTGTCACGGTCCACATCCGGCTATTGGAAGAAAGCCTTGGGGTTTTATTATTCAAGCGCGAAAAGAACCGCGTTTCGCTGACAGAAGAAGGGCGTCATTTCTGCCCGAAGGCTAAAGGTATACTGGCCCAGATGGATCAAAGCATCGGGGACCTTCAAGCTTTTGCCCAAGGCTACCGAAAGAAATGGACGCTTGCAATTTCACCCTTAATGGCCGAGACGATGTTGCCGTATATTTTAAAATCGTTTACACGGGACCACCCGGACCTTGAACTAGTGATTCAAGTGGAAGAGTCGGAGCACATAGAAGAACTTGTGGAAACAGAGCAGGTGTCGGCAGGCATTTCCGCATTGCGCCCTAAGCGGCAAGATATCCAATGTGAAACGGTTTACAACGATCCGCTTCTTTTTATTTTGCCAAGAGATGCGTACGATGATGAGTCTGGCCCAGCGGTTTCAGGAGAAGCGATGCTCCAGTCGGCCTTTCTGTTTACACACCATCATCCGGCTTTTTGGAATGAGCTGCTCCTAAAGCTGCGTCTTCATGTTACAGGAATCCGGACAATGAAAGTGACACAGGCCCATATTGCTAAACGATTTATCCAAGAAGGCCTTGGCGTGTCATTTTTGCCTAAATCCATGGTGAGGCGGGAGCTGATTGAAGGACGTTTAATGGACGCCCATTTTGATTTGTTTCCGCTGCCGGAAGTGTCCACGTATTTTTTAACGAAGCAGATGGGCAAACTTGAAAAAGAATTTTTGCAGCGAGTCCAGTCTGTGCATTTTAGTTAA
- a CDS encoding DUF2975 domain-containing protein, translated as MKRETLFLKAVIILMAIPVLAVCIFVVPPLSSFVAEIIPQWAFLQYVFLVAMYLTAVAYFTALYQTLKLLGYIDKNIAFSERSVKALKNIKYCAIAITMLYILCLPIILYMAQVDDAPGLGGIGMIITFGAIVIAVFAAVLQKLLQNAIDIKSENDLTV; from the coding sequence ATGAAACGGGAAACACTTTTTTTGAAGGCCGTAATTATCCTGATGGCTATTCCGGTCTTGGCAGTCTGTATCTTTGTGGTGCCGCCGCTCTCTTCATTTGTAGCGGAAATCATTCCACAATGGGCTTTTTTGCAATATGTCTTTTTGGTTGCCATGTATTTGACAGCGGTCGCTTACTTCACCGCTTTGTACCAAACCTTAAAACTGCTGGGCTACATTGACAAGAACATCGCGTTCTCTGAGCGGTCGGTCAAGGCGTTGAAGAATATTAAGTACTGCGCCATTGCCATTACCATGCTGTACATTCTATGCCTGCCCATCATCCTGTACATGGCACAGGTGGATGACGCTCCGGGACTCGGCGGCATTGGCATGATCATCACGTTTGGCGCCATTGTAATCGCCGTTTTTGCGGCGGTTCTTCAAAAGCTGCTGCAAAATGCCATCGATATAAAATCTGAAAACGATTTAACAGTCTGA
- the rocF gene encoding arginase, with protein MNKLNVSIIGVPMDHGQNRRGVDMGPSAIRYAGVVERIEALGHTVTDEGDIQIGHADGSIDTETNLRNLKVVTDATEALGAKVFEVAEAGNFPLVLGGDHSIAIGTLAGISERHENLGVIWYDAHADMNTSDTSPSGNIHGMPLAASFGLGHEQLTNIRGYSPKVKPENIVIIGARSVDPGERELIKERGIRVYSMHELDKMGMDAVIDDAIHYLKEERRTDAVHLSLDLDGIDPMYTPGVGTPVPGGITYRESHLAMELLHDAGIITSAEFVEVNPILDEKNRTADVAVALIGSLLGEKLL; from the coding sequence ATGAATAAATTAAATGTATCTATTATCGGAGTACCGATGGATCATGGCCAGAATCGCCGCGGGGTGGACATGGGGCCGAGCGCCATCCGCTATGCAGGCGTTGTAGAGCGCATTGAAGCTTTAGGGCATACCGTGACGGATGAAGGGGACATCCAGATCGGCCATGCAGACGGCTCCATTGATACAGAAACCAACCTGCGCAATTTAAAAGTTGTGACCGACGCGACGGAAGCACTCGGCGCGAAAGTGTTTGAAGTAGCAGAAGCGGGGAATTTCCCGCTGGTTCTTGGCGGAGATCATAGCATCGCCATCGGGACACTCGCTGGAATCTCTGAGCGCCATGAGAACCTGGGGGTTATCTGGTATGATGCGCACGCGGACATGAATACAAGTGATACGTCACCGTCCGGAAATATCCACGGGATGCCTTTGGCAGCAAGTTTCGGACTTGGGCATGAACAGCTGACGAATATCCGCGGCTATTCACCAAAAGTGAAGCCTGAAAATATTGTAATCATCGGTGCCCGTTCTGTAGACCCAGGCGAGCGTGAGTTGATCAAAGAACGCGGCATCCGCGTCTACAGCATGCATGAACTTGATAAAATGGGAATGGATGCAGTAATTGATGATGCGATTCATTACTTGAAAGAAGAACGCCGAACGGATGCGGTCCATCTGTCGTTGGATTTGGACGGCATTGACCCAATGTATACGCCAGGTGTCGGCACACCGGTTCCAGGCGGCATTACGTACCGGGAAAGCCATTTGGCGATGGAGCTGCTGCACGATGCAGGAATCATCACTTCTGCCGAATTTGTGGAAGTCAATCCGATTCTGGATGAAAAAAACCGCACGGCGGATGTTGCAGTGGCGCTGATCGGTTCATTGCTCGGAGAAAAATTACTTTAA
- a CDS encoding citrate synthase/methylcitrate synthase, producing the protein MFQKGLKGITAVQTKIASVDGDKGELRYRGIQVKEAISGKSFEEAAYFLWHGRNPSPEELAGLRSGLIEYRKLPVHVIETAKLLPLEAPLMDNLRTLISAYSHKEFTKLPISEQTTALTAAFPVLIALLFRLQEEKDMIQPREDLGHTANYLWMLNGREPSQAQIEALETYLKLTMEHGMNASTFAARVTISTESDLVSAVTSAIGTMKGPLHGGAPSGVIDLLDEIQTPERIEPVILEKLANGEKIMGFGHRIYRTEDPRSIVLREKCLALQGADPWLDLAVAAEKEIVRLLEQHKPGRALHTNVEFYAAAIMRSIAMPSALFTSTFSAARIVGWTAHAMEQQEDNVIFRPQSEYIGT; encoded by the coding sequence ATGTTCCAGAAAGGATTAAAAGGAATTACAGCGGTCCAAACAAAAATAGCTTCGGTAGATGGAGACAAAGGAGAATTGCGCTACCGCGGGATACAAGTGAAAGAGGCAATCAGCGGAAAGTCATTTGAAGAAGCAGCATACTTTTTGTGGCATGGCCGGAATCCATCACCAGAAGAACTCGCTGGCTTGCGAAGTGGATTAATTGAATACCGCAAACTTCCGGTTCACGTGATTGAAACAGCCAAACTGCTGCCCCTTGAAGCGCCCTTGATGGATAATCTGCGGACCTTGATTTCCGCTTACAGCCATAAGGAATTTACCAAGCTGCCAATCAGTGAACAAACTACAGCCTTAACGGCTGCTTTCCCTGTACTGATTGCTCTTTTGTTCCGCTTGCAGGAAGAAAAAGACATGATTCAACCGCGCGAAGATCTCGGGCATACCGCCAATTATTTGTGGATGTTGAATGGACGCGAACCTTCACAAGCGCAGATTGAAGCATTGGAAACGTATTTAAAGCTGACGATGGAGCACGGCATGAACGCTTCGACATTTGCTGCCCGCGTCACCATCTCTACAGAATCGGACCTTGTCTCTGCTGTTACTTCCGCCATCGGCACTATGAAAGGCCCCCTTCACGGAGGAGCGCCTTCAGGAGTCATCGACTTGCTCGATGAAATTCAAACGCCAGAGCGCATTGAACCGGTCATTCTCGAGAAATTGGCCAATGGCGAAAAAATTATGGGCTTTGGGCATCGCATTTACCGGACTGAAGATCCACGATCGATTGTATTAAGAGAGAAATGCCTCGCCCTGCAAGGAGCAGATCCATGGCTCGATTTGGCCGTGGCGGCTGAAAAAGAGATTGTCCGCCTCCTAGAGCAACACAAACCAGGACGTGCGCTGCACACGAACGTGGAATTCTATGCGGCTGCCATTATGCGGTCCATCGCAATGCCTTCAGCGCTCTTTACCTCTACGTTTAGCGCAGCCCGTATCGTCGGCTGGACTGCCCATGCGATGGAACAGCAAGAAGACAATGTCATTTTCCGTCCGCAGTCTGAATACATCGGAACCTAA
- a CDS encoding zf-HC2 domain-containing protein — protein sequence MKTCPENIIHVMDDYLDGDLNPSDEAVLKAHLESCIECRRLYHEQTKTIALVQSASHIQAPSDFVAKTMQRLPKERQRIGVQRWFRHHPLLTAAALFLLLMSGMLFSNFNNDQQFAFTKQPNLVVEGETVVVPAGEVVTGDLTIRNGDLRVEGELHGDVTLVNGQYMASSGVITGEIEEIDKAFEWMWYTIKDGVKDAAAIFSGNGEKNEE from the coding sequence ATGAAAACGTGTCCGGAAAACATCATTCATGTTATGGATGATTATTTAGATGGGGATTTGAACCCGTCCGATGAAGCAGTGCTAAAAGCACATTTGGAAAGCTGCATCGAATGTCGGAGATTGTATCACGAACAAACCAAAACGATCGCACTTGTCCAAAGTGCATCACATATACAGGCACCGTCCGATTTTGTGGCAAAGACCATGCAGCGGCTGCCTAAAGAAAGACAGCGCATCGGCGTGCAGCGCTGGTTCCGGCATCATCCGCTGTTGACGGCTGCCGCATTGTTTCTTTTGCTGATGAGCGGAATGCTGTTTTCCAATTTCAACAATGACCAGCAATTTGCCTTTACGAAACAACCGAACCTTGTTGTAGAAGGGGAGACCGTTGTGGTGCCTGCAGGCGAAGTGGTAACAGGCGATTTGACGATCCGCAACGGCGATCTGCGTGTGGAAGGTGAATTGCACGGAGATGTCACTCTTGTCAATGGCCAGTATATGGCTTCGAGCGGAGTCATTACCGGGGAAATCGAAGAGATTGATAAAGCGTTCGAGTGGATGTGGTACACCATTAAAGACGGCGTGAAAGATGCCGCCGCCATTTTCAGCGGCAATGGAGAAAAGAATGAAGAGTAA
- the glmM gene encoding phosphoglucosamine mutase, translated as MGKYFGTDGVRGVANSELTPELAFKLGRFGGYILTKSSKDKPKVLIGRDTRISGEMLEGALAAGLLSVGAEVMRLGVISTPGVAYLTRVMSAEAGVMISASHNPVEDNGIKFFGSDGFKLSDEQELEIEALLDAEDDTLPRPTGGDLGSITDYFEGGQKYIQYLKQAVDEEFTGLHVALDCAHGATSSLATHVFADLDADISSMGASPNGLNINDKVGSTHPEKLAEMVVAKKADVGLAFDGDGDRLIAVDEKGQIVDGDQIMYIIGKYLHSEGRLKKNTVVSTVMSNMGFYKALEGHGMESKQTAVGDRYVVEEMKKNGYNLGGEQSGHIIFLDYNTTGDGLLTGMQLVNIMKVTGKKLSELAGEMTIFPQKLVNIRVTDKHAVTDNGKVAAAIAEVEKDMAGNGRVLVRPSGTEPLVRVMVEAASAEDCEQYVEQIAKVVRAEMGLN; from the coding sequence ATGGGAAAATATTTTGGAACTGACGGGGTGCGGGGTGTTGCGAACAGCGAGTTGACACCTGAATTGGCATTTAAATTAGGGCGCTTCGGCGGCTATATCTTAACAAAAAGCTCGAAAGACAAACCGAAAGTATTGATTGGCCGTGATACACGGATTTCAGGCGAAATGCTGGAAGGTGCGCTTGCAGCAGGCTTATTGTCTGTCGGCGCGGAAGTTATGCGCCTTGGGGTCATCAGTACACCAGGGGTTGCTTATTTAACACGTGTCATGAGTGCAGAAGCAGGCGTCATGATTTCAGCTTCCCACAATCCTGTGGAAGACAACGGCATCAAATTCTTTGGTTCTGATGGGTTTAAATTGTCGGATGAGCAGGAGCTGGAAATTGAAGCTTTGCTTGATGCAGAAGATGATACATTGCCGCGCCCGACCGGCGGCGACCTTGGCAGCATTACGGATTATTTCGAAGGCGGCCAAAAATACATCCAGTATTTGAAACAGGCAGTCGACGAAGAATTTACCGGACTCCACGTGGCACTCGATTGTGCACACGGTGCCACTTCTTCACTTGCTACGCATGTGTTCGCTGATTTAGATGCAGACATTTCGTCAATGGGCGCGTCACCGAATGGCTTGAATATTAATGATAAAGTGGGCTCTACGCATCCTGAAAAATTGGCTGAAATGGTAGTTGCCAAAAAAGCGGATGTAGGCCTGGCGTTTGACGGCGATGGCGACCGGTTGATTGCTGTGGATGAAAAAGGGCAAATCGTTGATGGCGATCAGATTATGTACATAATCGGAAAGTACCTGCATTCAGAAGGCCGATTAAAGAAAAACACCGTCGTTTCTACTGTGATGAGCAATATGGGCTTTTACAAAGCACTTGAAGGACATGGCATGGAGAGCAAGCAGACAGCTGTCGGCGACCGCTATGTGGTGGAAGAAATGAAGAAAAACGGCTACAATCTTGGCGGCGAACAGTCCGGCCACATCATCTTCCTGGACTACAACACAACAGGCGATGGTTTACTGACCGGTATGCAGCTGGTCAACATCATGAAAGTTACAGGCAAAAAACTTTCTGAATTAGCAGGGGAAATGACCATCTTCCCTCAAAAACTTGTCAATATCCGCGTGACGGATAAGCATGCGGTAACAGATAACGGAAAAGTGGCAGCAGCCATCGCTGAAGTAGAAAAAGACATGGCTGGAAACGGCCGTGTGCTGGTACGCCCTTCCGGTACAGAACCGCTTGTGCGGGTAATGGTGGAAGCGGCTTCGGCAGAAGACTGCGAGCAATATGTCGAGCAAATCGCGAAAGTTGTCCGGGCTGAAATGGGCTTAAATTAA
- the sigW gene encoding RNA polymerase sigma factor SigW: MDALVNKRIKKVLKGDQNAFAELVELYQHQLYQICYRMLGNKHEAEDIAQEAFTRAYVNLHTFDQKRKFSTWLYRIATNLCIDRIRKKKPDYYLDAEVRGTEGLNMYSSIANDDQLPEEELMRMEVQERVQYEISRLPDKYRAAIVLKYIEELPLSEISEILDLPLGTVKTRIHRGREALRKQLSNL; the protein is encoded by the coding sequence ATGGATGCGTTAGTCAATAAACGAATAAAAAAAGTGTTAAAAGGCGATCAGAACGCATTCGCCGAACTCGTTGAGCTATATCAGCACCAGCTTTATCAAATCTGTTACCGGATGTTAGGGAACAAACATGAAGCAGAAGATATAGCGCAAGAAGCGTTTACACGTGCATATGTCAATCTCCATACGTTCGATCAAAAGCGCAAGTTTTCGACGTGGCTTTACCGCATCGCGACGAATCTGTGCATTGACCGGATCCGCAAGAAAAAGCCGGATTATTATCTGGACGCAGAAGTGCGCGGGACTGAAGGATTAAATATGTACTCTTCCATTGCCAACGATGATCAGCTGCCGGAAGAAGAGCTGATGCGGATGGAAGTACAGGAACGCGTGCAATATGAGATAAGTCGCTTGCCAGATAAGTACCGTGCCGCTATTGTATTAAAGTATATTGAAGAATTGCCCCTATCGGAAATTAGTGAAATTTTGGATTTGCCGCTAGGTACCGTGAAAACGCGGATACACCGGGGAAGAGAAGCTCTTCGGAAGCAATTGAGCAATTTGTAG